A genome region from Marasmius oreades isolate 03SP1 chromosome 5, whole genome shotgun sequence includes the following:
- the RPS21 gene encoding 40S ribosomal protein S21, whose protein sequence is MENDQGVLVDLYVPRKCSATNRLITSKDHASVQISIADVDSNGLALNTTTTFALCGQVRSQGESDDSLNRLATKAGRTLTYFHPSAV, encoded by the exons ATGGAAAACGatcag GGTGTTCTTGTTGACCTTTACGTCCCTCGCAAATGCTCGGCAACCA ATCGGCTCATAACATCGAAGGATCATGCTTCTGTTCAAATTAGCATTGCGGACGTTGATAGTAACGGTCTTGCACTAAACACCACTACCACTTTTGCCCTCTGTGGCCAGGTCCGCTCGCAAGGAGAGAGCGATGATTCTCTCAACAGACTGGCGACCAAAGCAGGCCGTACGCTTACATATTTTCATCCAAGTGCTGTATGA
- a CDS encoding uncharacterized protein (BUSCO:EOG09264V51) codes for MDVAFRKIDIDAFDDEVLREPDLYEEDPRGPAQALDEAKQKQVAVRSALARNDIVDALSIVLDNPPYGPNVEEAKNVSLQILLTILNTTKSTEISTVIKSLSMDARDILMKYLYKGMGKPGWGDISGSVLLGWHEKLTEIAGTGCIVRTMTDRRTV; via the exons GACGCTTTCGACGATGAAGTCCTACGTGAACCTGATCTTTATGAGGAAGATCCTCGCGGTCCTGCTCAAGCTCTAGATGAGGCGAAGCAGAAGCAGGTTGCAGTTCGAAGCGCACTGGCAAG GAACGATATTGTCGATGCTCTTTCCATAGTCTTAGACAATCCGCCATACGGACCCAATGTTGAGGAAGCTAAG AATGTATCCCTTCAAATTCTTTTAACCATTCTGAATACGACAAAATCGACCGAGATTTCGACTGTCATAAAATCTCTGTCAATGGATGCACGAGATATTTTAATGAAATATCTATACAAGGGCATGGGTAAGCCTGGATGGGGAGATATCAGTGGAAGTGTTTTGCTTGGATGGCACGAGAAG CTGACAGAAATTGCTGGAACCGGATGTATAGTTCGAACGATGACCGATCGCAGGACAGTGTAA
- a CDS encoding uncharacterized protein (BUSCO:EOG09260N53) has product MDDSQLSASPSSSSETALSTFSSSSMVEIKRVRQSDSEQRNESGAASPECEDKYRLIYSKSKVYVNPTAYARDNIPGFVALVKREALNSTYLLAWIPETLLNEKGAAEWDKFVKIEEQSSRDEEDEDVVLIDLPSPKPETYAFSVPLTSVYSLLVYPPNFSSWHGSIGINLINGDTLPTLFFHDDESRSLTMQTPRTFQNNKRSSISSYPPPPSPVASPSKSTNSWGGEDLLVRLRSYAHILRSTLQPSLFLVDPSRADIDTHSTHFYADDAVDDILGQSSYANSHSPVPAHRRPQLLSGPPVSPNPYSQKSSVLHRSLGSISSSPQSSSQARIALLQSFSNITRATKHAAQNILSHPLAKPIVPHLPDPVKSLVNANGEWASWVEKGGVGEFDSARVYLARWARIVAEEGERARKREAQTLTSSPSEHITEETPLGVFELLQNTSNLPTPKPSRDPAHPVDDKLWESWFAEDGGPKIRIEEMKREVFRRGITNKGHLRRKVWPLLLGVMDWDSTSDERDKKWEKKRKSYHKLRDEWCGVPEVFERHDVVEERHRIDVDCRRTDRTQPLFSTPPSTPSATKADEMNDEKTRYRRVSVISPNLSDTGAQSPSNDHIDRLAGILLTFNFYERELGYVQGMSDLCAPIYVVMGGDEETTFWCFVEFMYRMKQNFLRDQSGMKKHLLTLQQLIGVMDPELYRHLEKIDGLNLFFCFRWVLIAFKREFPFDDVLSLWEVLWTDYYSNNFVLFVALAILESHRDVILRYLVEFDEILKYCNDLSMTIELDSTLAQAEVLFLSFAQTIADLDRRQAETASKNSGLRQRRIVSLPDSNGPSSSAISDHLRELLETGR; this is encoded by the exons ATGGATGATTCACAGCTCTCCGCCTCTCCCTCATCGTCATCCGAAACTGCTCTGTCTACATTTTCA TCCAGTTCTATGGTCGAAATAAAACGAGTCCGGCAATCCGACAGTGAACAGCGCAATGAATCAGGCGCTGCTTCTCCAGAATGCGAGGACAAGTACAGGCTGATATACAGCAAGTCCAAAGTCTATGTTAATCCAACCGCTTACGCCCGGGACAACATACCTGGTTTTGTGGCCCTGGTCAAACGA GAGGCTTTGAATTCAACCTATCTACTCGCTTGGATCCCGGAGACGTTGTTAAACGAGAAAGGTGCCGCTGAGTGGGACAAGTTCGTGAAGATCGAGGAGCAATCCTCgcgggatgaagaagatgaag ATGTCGTTCTCATCGATCTTCCGTCCCCGAAACCAGAAACTTACGCTTTTTCTGTTCCCCTGACCTCTGTATACTCACTTTTAGTGTATCCACCCAACTTTTCGTCGTGGC ACGGGTCTATCGGAATAAACTTGATCAACGGAGATACATTACCGACTCTATTCTTCCACGACGACGAATCACGATCGTTAACAATGCAGACTCCACGAACTTTCCAGAACAACAAACGAAGTAGCATCAGTTCCTACCCACCTCCTCCATCCCCGGTCGCTTCTCCCTCCAAGTCAACCAACTCATGGGGCGGAGAGGATCTCCTTGTTCGACTTCGATCCTACGCCCACATCCTAAGGTCCACTCTACAGCCGTCTTTGTTCTTAGTCGATCCCTCACGGGCTGACATAGACACGCACTCCACACATTTTTATGCCGATGATGCTGTCGACGATATCCTCGGACAGTCATCGTACGCAAATTCGCATTCGCCCGTTCCTGCTCATCGGCGACCGCAGCTTCTTTCAGGTCCACCTGTATCACCCAATCCTTATTCACAGAAATCTTCTGTCCTTCATCGCTCGCTCGGGTCCATATCCTCTTCTCCGCAATCTTCCTCTCAGGCACGCATCGCTTTACTTCAATCGTTTTCTAATATCACAAGAGCAACCAAACATGCGGCTCAAAATATCCTCTCACATCCCCTCGCCAAACCTATAGTGCCTCATTTACCTGACCCCGTAAAGAGCCTTGTAAATGCCAATGGGGAATGGGCAAGCTGGGTAGAGAAGGGCGGTGTCGGAGAGTTTGACAGTGCCCGGGTTTACTTAGCAAGGTGGGCCCGAATAGTAGCGGAGGAGGGCGAGCGTGCTCGTAAACGCGAAGCTCAAACATTAACGTCTTCACCTTCAGAACATATTACAGAGGAAACACCGTTAGGCGTCTTTGAACTCCTTCAAAACACTTCCAATCTGCCAACCCCGAAGCCATCTCGAGATCCAGCACACCCGGTCGACGATAAGTTATGGGAAAGCTGGTTCGCGGAGGATGGCGGACCAAAAATTAggattgaagagatgaaGAGGGAGGTATTTAGGAGAGGAATTACGAACAAGGGTCACCTCAGGCGCAAAGTATGGCCGTTACTTCTGGGAGTCATGGACTGGGATAGCACTTCCGATGAAAGAGATAAGAAATGGGAAAAGAAAAG GAAATCCTACCATAAACTGAGAGACGAATGGTGTGGTGTTCCGGAAGTCTTCGAGCGGCACGACGTAGTCGAA GAACGACATCGTATCGATGTAGACTGTCGGCGAACGGATCGGACGCAACCTTTATTTTCAACCCCTCCTTCCACCCCTTCTGCCACAAAGGCTGATGAGATGAACGATGAAAAAACAAGATACAGACGTGTTTCAGTCATTTCGCCCAATTTGTCCGACACCGGCGCCCAGTCACCGAGCAACGACCACATCGATCGACTCGCTGGAATTCTATTGACTTTCAACTTTTATGAAAGAGAGCTGG GCTACGTGCAAGGAATGTCCGATTTATGTGCCCCAATATACGTCGTGATGGGCGGCGACGAAGAAACGACTTTTTGGTGTTTCGTTGAGTTCATGTATCGTATG AAACAGAATTTCTTGCGGGACCAAAGTGGCATGAAAAAGCACCTCCTAACACTCCAACAGCTCATCGGAGTGATGGATCCAGAACTATATCGTCACTTGG AAAAGATTGACGGCCTGAACTTGTTCTTCTGTTTCCG CTGGGTACTCATCGCTTTCAAGCGCGAATTCCCGTTCGATGATGTGCTGAGCCTATGGGAAGTGCTTTGGACCGATTATTATAGCAACAATTTCGTTCTCTTTGTCGCATTAGCCATCTTGGAATCTCACAGGGATGTGATTCTACGGTACTTGGTTGAG TTCGATGAGATACTCAAG TACTGCAATGATCTCAGTATGACTATCGAACTGGATAGTACTTTGGCCCAAGCAGAAGTCTTGTTCTTATCCTTTGCTCAAACGATTGCGGATCTCGATCGAAGACAAGCGGAGACAGCGTCCAAGAACAGTGGACTACGACAACGACGGATAGTTAGTTTGCCGGACAGCAACGGACCCAGCTCCTCAGCTATTTCCGACCATTTGAGAGAATTACTAGAGACCGGGAGATAG